In one window of Sphingomonas glaciei DNA:
- a CDS encoding AMP-binding protein — protein MRPDPMPFPLDHLTLSGERDAPALTVGGETLSYAALDEAVGRMADRLLSLGLVAGDRVATWMGKTTLACLAPLACARAGLVHVPINPVLRRAQAEHILADSGARLLIANRARMETLEARPELAVALEGWREGDGALPPGSIEPDALAALLYTSGSTGRPKGVMLSHANLWLGAVSVAHYLGLSAADRTLCVLPLAFDYGQNQLLSTWFAGGEAIAFDYLLPRDVVRAVERTQATVLAGVPPLWVQLAEQEWGGAGMSLRTLTNSGGHMPEPLVRRLRAMLPQARLHLMYGLTEAFRSASLDPELVDKKPDAVGVAIPFAELSVRRPDGSEAAAGEEGELVHAGPLVAHGYWNDPERTAQRFRAGAVWSGDRAVVGPDGLLRIRGRDDAMIKVSGHRVSPSEIEEAALASGAVEDCAAFGVKDERLGARIVLVAVAKGDGAHERLRRWFVAELPAHLRPSEVRWVDALPLSPNGKIDRAALAEEMPR, from the coding sequence ATGCGCCCCGATCCGATGCCTTTTCCGCTCGACCATCTGACGCTTAGCGGGGAGCGCGATGCGCCGGCGCTGACCGTCGGCGGCGAGACGCTGAGCTATGCGGCGCTCGATGAAGCGGTCGGCCGGATGGCGGACCGGCTGCTGTCCCTTGGACTGGTGGCCGGCGACCGGGTAGCAACCTGGATGGGCAAAACGACGCTCGCCTGCCTCGCGCCGCTGGCCTGCGCGCGGGCTGGGCTAGTGCATGTGCCGATCAATCCGGTGCTGCGCCGGGCGCAGGCCGAGCACATCCTTGCCGACAGCGGGGCGAGGCTGCTGATCGCCAATCGTGCGCGAATGGAGACGCTCGAGGCGCGCCCGGAGTTGGCCGTCGCGCTGGAGGGCTGGCGGGAGGGCGACGGTGCGCTTCCGCCTGGTTCGATCGAACCGGATGCCTTGGCGGCGTTGCTCTACACCTCGGGTTCGACCGGACGTCCCAAGGGCGTGATGCTGAGCCATGCCAACCTCTGGCTCGGTGCGGTGAGCGTGGCGCATTATCTTGGCCTGTCGGCGGCCGACCGTACCTTATGCGTGTTGCCGCTGGCGTTCGATTATGGGCAGAATCAGCTGCTCTCGACCTGGTTTGCCGGCGGTGAGGCGATCGCGTTCGACTACCTTTTGCCGCGTGATGTGGTGCGGGCGGTCGAGCGGACGCAGGCCACGGTGCTGGCCGGGGTGCCGCCCCTGTGGGTGCAACTGGCCGAGCAGGAGTGGGGCGGGGCGGGGATGAGCCTGCGCACGCTGACCAATTCGGGCGGGCACATGCCGGAGCCGCTGGTGCGGCGGCTGCGCGCGATGCTCCCGCAGGCGCGGCTGCATCTGATGTATGGGCTGACCGAAGCCTTTCGCTCGGCCAGCCTCGATCCCGAACTGGTGGACAAGAAGCCGGATGCGGTGGGGGTGGCCATTCCCTTTGCCGAGCTGTCGGTGCGCCGCCCGGACGGCAGCGAGGCGGCGGCGGGCGAGGAAGGCGAGTTGGTCCACGCCGGGCCTCTGGTCGCGCATGGCTATTGGAACGACCCGGAGCGCACTGCCCAGCGATTTCGCGCCGGCGCGGTATGGTCGGGAGACCGGGCGGTGGTCGGCCCCGACGGGCTGCTACGCATCCGGGGACGCGACGACGCGATGATCAAGGTTTCGGGTCACCGCGTATCGCCAAGTGAGATCGAGGAAGCCGCGCTGGCAAGCGGTGCGGTCGAGGATTGCGCGGCGTTCGGGGTCAAGGACGAGCGGCTGGGGGCGCGGATCGTGCTAGTCGCGGTGGCCAAAGGGGACGGGGCCCACGAGCGCCTGCGGCGCTGGTTCGTGGCCGAGCTTCCCGCGCACCTGCGACCGAGCGAGGTGCGGTGGGTCGACGCGCTGCCGCTGTCGCCCAACGGCAAGATCGACCGGGCGGCGCTGGCGGAGGAGATGCCGCGATGA
- a CDS encoding pyridoxal-dependent decarboxylase, exosortase A system-associated, with protein MKAMGPVSADFLRGGGDLSFGGKSAEELIAAHGAPLFVYNHAIIDRQAKRYRAAFAGVGLHYAVKANPFAPLMQHMAGLVDGLDLASSGELVRVEAAGLLRPDLPLSFAGPGKTSSDLAEAVQAGVCVHVESENELERLLAIAKLTKQQASIGVRVNPPFGLKGSGMKMGGLASQFGVDHEAVPGLVRRIVEAGAEWRGLHVYAGSQSLSAEAVIDMQRATVALAGEIATEVGLTPPEVNLGGGFGIPYFAGDKPLDIEAVGAALEDTLANRPLILAGTNFVIELGRWLVGECGVYLTRVVDRKVSRGKTFLVVDGGLHHMLAASGNFGQLLRRNYPVAVANRFGDEPEEEVTVVGCLCTPLDLLADEVALPRAEVGDVIAIFCAGAYGLTASPQAFLSQGAAREVLV; from the coding sequence ATGAAAGCGATGGGGCCGGTCTCGGCGGACTTCCTGCGTGGCGGCGGTGACCTGTCGTTCGGCGGAAAAAGCGCTGAGGAGCTGATCGCGGCGCATGGGGCGCCCCTGTTCGTCTATAATCACGCGATCATCGACCGGCAGGCGAAGCGGTATCGCGCTGCCTTCGCGGGCGTCGGGCTGCATTATGCGGTCAAGGCCAATCCTTTCGCGCCGTTGATGCAGCATATGGCGGGGCTGGTGGATGGCCTGGACCTCGCGTCGTCAGGGGAGCTGGTCAGGGTGGAGGCGGCCGGGCTGCTGCGGCCCGACCTACCATTGAGCTTTGCCGGTCCCGGGAAGACCAGCAGCGATTTGGCCGAAGCGGTGCAGGCCGGAGTGTGCGTTCACGTCGAGAGCGAGAATGAGCTCGAGCGACTGTTGGCGATCGCGAAGCTGACGAAGCAGCAGGCCAGCATTGGTGTGCGGGTCAATCCGCCGTTCGGACTCAAGGGTTCGGGGATGAAGATGGGCGGGCTGGCGAGCCAGTTCGGGGTCGACCACGAGGCGGTGCCGGGTCTGGTGCGGCGGATCGTCGAGGCGGGGGCGGAGTGGCGGGGCTTGCATGTCTATGCGGGGTCGCAGTCGCTGTCGGCAGAGGCGGTGATCGACATGCAGCGAGCGACGGTCGCACTGGCGGGGGAGATTGCGACCGAGGTGGGCCTTACCCCGCCGGAGGTGAACCTCGGCGGTGGGTTCGGGATACCCTATTTCGCGGGAGACAAGCCGCTCGACATCGAAGCGGTTGGAGCGGCTCTGGAGGACACGCTGGCGAACCGCCCACTGATCCTGGCCGGAACCAACTTCGTTATCGAGCTTGGCCGCTGGCTGGTCGGAGAGTGCGGGGTCTATCTGACCCGCGTGGTCGACCGGAAGGTTAGCCGCGGCAAGACCTTCTTGGTGGTCGACGGCGGGCTCCACCACATGCTGGCGGCGAGCGGGAATTTCGGCCAGCTGCTGCGCCGCAATTATCCGGTGGCGGTGGCAAACCGCTTCGGCGACGAGCCGGAAGAGGAAGTGACGGTCGTCGGCTGCCTGTGCACCCCGCTCGACCTGCTGGCCGACGAGGTGGCCTTACCCCGGGCGGAAGTGGGCGACGTGATCGCCATCTTCTGCGCCGGGGCTTACGGCCTGACCGCGAGCCCCCAGGCCTTTCTGAGCCAGGGGGCCGCGCGGGAGGTGCTGGTCTAG
- a CDS encoding alpha/beta fold hydrolase, whose amino-acid sequence MTYAKAKDGTMLYYKDWGQGDPVVLLHGWPLTGDTFDDLAIKLVEAGKRCIIPDRRGFGRSDQPWNGYDYDTFADDVAAILEDAGINQPVALVGFSMGGGEVARFTSKQGRGRVSAAVFASSVVPKVAQSDDWPDGVPQSKLDDITKQMMEDRAGFMKTFLQQFYGWGVLSRPVSEAVLDSGFQQAMMAGARPTYAAAAAWAGTDFRPDVPALEGIPTLILHGTSDANVPIEGTGRKLAEMLPHATLIEYDGSPHGIFETDKERFCRDVVGFLTQETRGTAADTSGSAIPLAN is encoded by the coding sequence ATGACCTATGCCAAGGCCAAAGACGGCACGATGCTTTACTACAAGGACTGGGGCCAGGGTGATCCCGTCGTCCTGCTGCATGGCTGGCCACTGACCGGCGACACCTTCGACGACCTGGCGATCAAGCTGGTCGAAGCCGGCAAGCGCTGCATCATCCCCGATCGCCGCGGTTTCGGACGGTCGGACCAGCCGTGGAACGGCTATGATTATGACACCTTCGCAGACGATGTCGCCGCGATCCTCGAGGATGCCGGTATCAACCAGCCGGTCGCGTTGGTCGGCTTCTCGATGGGCGGCGGCGAAGTCGCCCGCTTCACCTCTAAGCAGGGCCGTGGCCGCGTCAGCGCGGCGGTGTTCGCCAGCTCGGTCGTGCCTAAGGTTGCGCAGAGCGACGATTGGCCCGACGGCGTCCCCCAGTCGAAGCTCGACGACATTACCAAACAGATGATGGAAGACCGCGCGGGTTTCATGAAGACCTTCCTGCAGCAATTCTACGGCTGGGGCGTGCTGTCGCGCCCGGTCAGTGAAGCGGTGCTCGATTCCGGCTTCCAGCAGGCGATGATGGCCGGCGCGCGGCCGACCTATGCGGCGGCGGCGGCCTGGGCCGGGACCGACTTCCGCCCCGACGTTCCGGCGCTGGAAGGCATTCCGACGCTGATCTTGCACGGCACCAGCGACGCCAACGTCCCGATCGAAGGCACCGGCCGGAAGCTGGCCGAGATGCTGCCGCACGCCACGCTGATCGAATATGACGGCAGCCCGCACGGCATCTTCGAAACCGACAAGGAGCGCTTCTGCCGCGACGTCGTCGGCTTCCTGACTCAGGAAACCCGCGGCACCGCTGCCGACACCAGCGGCAGCGCGATCCCGCTGGCGAACTAG
- the radA gene encoding DNA repair protein RadA: protein MAKLKARYVCQACGSVHSRWQGQCPDCAEWNTLIQESAAPTVFSQKHDLSTGGRAVELVGLDAVVALPVRISTGIAEFDRAVGGGIVPGSAMLLAGDPGIGKSTLLLQVAASVALSGKGAVYVSGEEAVDQVRLRALRLGLGAAPVKLASVTSVRDILTTLQSESPPALLVIDSVQTMHSDLIEGAPGTVSQVRASAQELIRFAKERGTALILVGHVTKDGSIAGPRVLEHMVDAVLGFEGERSHQYRILRAVKNRFGGTDEIGVFAMEGAGLAEVPNPSALFLTRRDDPVSGTAIFPALEGTRPVLVEIQALTVRLASGATPRRSAVGWDSSRLAMLLAVLEARCGVSFATAEVYLNVAGGYKLQDPAADLAVAAALVSALSERPVPAEAVVMGEVALSGEVRQAAHTQLRLKEAAKLGFEEAWVPGGVEAKGIKLARFAQLRGLVEKVTGR, encoded by the coding sequence ATGGCCAAGCTCAAAGCCCGTTACGTCTGCCAGGCCTGCGGGTCGGTCCACTCGCGCTGGCAGGGGCAGTGCCCCGATTGCGCCGAGTGGAACACGCTGATCCAGGAAAGCGCCGCGCCGACCGTGTTCAGCCAGAAGCACGACCTGTCGACCGGCGGGCGGGCGGTGGAGCTGGTCGGGCTCGACGCCGTGGTCGCGCTGCCGGTGCGGATCTCGACCGGAATCGCCGAATTCGACCGGGCAGTGGGCGGAGGGATCGTGCCGGGGTCGGCGATGCTGCTGGCGGGCGATCCCGGGATCGGCAAGTCGACCCTGCTGCTGCAGGTCGCCGCCTCGGTCGCGCTGAGCGGCAAGGGCGCGGTCTATGTCTCTGGCGAGGAAGCGGTCGACCAGGTCCGGCTGCGCGCGCTTCGGCTGGGACTGGGCGCGGCGCCGGTCAAGCTGGCGAGCGTCACCAGCGTGCGCGACATCCTGACCACCCTGCAGAGCGAGAGTCCGCCGGCGCTGTTGGTGATCGACAGCGTCCAGACCATGCATTCGGACCTGATCGAAGGCGCACCGGGCACGGTCAGCCAGGTCCGGGCCAGCGCGCAGGAGCTGATCCGCTTCGCCAAGGAGCGCGGCACCGCGCTGATCCTGGTCGGCCATGTCACCAAGGACGGCAGCATCGCGGGGCCCCGCGTGCTCGAGCATATGGTCGACGCGGTCCTTGGTTTCGAAGGCGAGCGCAGCCACCAGTATCGCATCCTGCGGGCGGTCAAGAACCGGTTCGGCGGGACCGACGAGATCGGGGTCTTCGCGATGGAGGGGGCGGGGCTGGCCGAGGTGCCGAACCCCAGCGCGCTGTTCCTGACCCGGCGCGACGATCCGGTCAGCGGCACCGCCATCTTCCCGGCGCTGGAGGGGACGAGGCCGGTGCTGGTCGAGATTCAGGCGCTGACCGTGCGGCTGGCCAGCGGGGCGACCCCGCGGCGTTCGGCGGTCGGATGGGACAGTTCGCGCCTGGCCATGCTGCTGGCGGTGCTGGAGGCGCGCTGTGGGGTGAGCTTCGCAACGGCCGAGGTGTATCTGAATGTCGCCGGCGGCTACAAATTGCAGGATCCGGCGGCGGACCTTGCGGTGGCGGCGGCGCTGGTCTCGGCACTGAGCGAGCGGCCGGTCCCGGCGGAAGCGGTGGTGATGGGCGAGGTCGCGCTGTCGGGCGAAGTACGGCAGGCCGCACATACGCAGCTTCGGCTGAAGGAGGCGGCCAAGCTCGGTTTCGAGGAAGCGTGGGTGCCGGGCGGGGTCGAGGCCAAGGGGATCAAGCTCGCCAGATTTGCCCAGTTGCGAGGGCTGGTCGAGAAGGTGACGGGGCGGTGA
- a CDS encoding CvpA family protein, whose product MTALDIFVLLALGGGALVGFVRGFVQEALVLAAWAAGLVALILFHAPVAEYVSTTTKGPTGAAALAFVILFLPAYIGMRLLAHRLGRQARASRLMPLDRLLGGGFGMLKGLVGATLFFLLANLGTDLVYGARAERPEWMRDSRTYPLLDASGRALLATWNETRLKRMNQK is encoded by the coding sequence ATGACCGCGCTCGATATCTTTGTTCTCTTGGCGCTCGGCGGCGGCGCGCTGGTCGGATTCGTGCGCGGATTCGTGCAGGAAGCGCTGGTGCTGGCGGCCTGGGCTGCGGGGCTGGTCGCGCTGATCCTGTTTCATGCGCCGGTGGCGGAATATGTCAGCACCACCACCAAGGGGCCAACCGGCGCCGCCGCGCTGGCGTTCGTGATCCTGTTCCTGCCGGCCTATATAGGCATGCGGCTGCTCGCCCACCGGCTCGGGCGCCAGGCGCGTGCGTCGCGGCTGATGCCGCTCGACCGGCTGCTCGGCGGCGGGTTCGGAATGCTCAAGGGATTGGTCGGGGCGACCCTGTTCTTCCTGCTCGCCAATCTCGGCACCGACCTCGTCTACGGCGCGCGGGCCGAGCGGCCCGAGTGGATGCGCGACAGTCGCACCTATCCCCTGCTCGACGCCAGTGGCCGAGCCCTGCTCGCCACCTGGAACGAGACCCGCCTCAAGCGAATGAACCAGAAATGA
- the cysS gene encoding cysteine--tRNA ligase: MIRLYDTAAREKRLFEPADPKRITMYVCGPTVYGRAHIGNARPAVVFDTLARLLRHTYGGDSLVYARNITDVDDKIIDAAAAEGVDTSVITERFEQHYLDDMRALGVRDPDIAPHATAEIEPMVAMIATLIERGHAYAAEGHVLFDVASDPEYGALSKRDREAMLAGARVEVAPYKRAPGDFVLWKPSAEGVIGWDSPWGRGRPGWHIECSAMIRRHLGETIDIHAGGIDLVFPHHENEAAQSRCAHGGAPLARTWLHNGFVDFGAEKMSKSLGNVVTPEELSAAGHKGEVLRLALLSAHYRSPLPWTESLIAQSRATLDGLYRKAGEAEAGDIDGGVLDALGDDLNTPLAISRLGQIDDSSTLKASAILLGLLGESATRWFQGGEADEGLETRIRSQIEARIAAKKARDFAAADRIRDELKAEGILLEDGPQGTTWRRA, from the coding sequence ATGATCCGCCTTTACGACACCGCCGCGCGAGAGAAGCGTCTGTTCGAACCCGCCGATCCCAAGCGCATCACCATGTATGTGTGCGGGCCGACGGTCTACGGCCGCGCGCATATCGGCAACGCCCGCCCGGCGGTGGTGTTCGACACGCTCGCCCGGCTCCTGCGCCACACCTATGGTGGGGATAGCCTGGTCTATGCCCGCAACATCACCGACGTCGACGACAAGATCATTGACGCGGCGGCGGCTGAGGGGGTCGATACCTCGGTAATCACCGAACGGTTCGAGCAGCATTATCTCGACGACATGCGCGCACTGGGCGTCCGCGATCCCGACATCGCGCCGCATGCCACCGCCGAGATCGAGCCGATGGTGGCGATGATCGCGACGCTGATCGAGCGCGGCCATGCCTATGCCGCCGAGGGGCATGTGCTGTTCGATGTCGCGTCCGACCCCGAATACGGCGCGCTGTCGAAGCGCGACCGCGAGGCGATGCTGGCGGGCGCCCGGGTCGAGGTCGCGCCCTACAAGCGCGCACCGGGGGACTTCGTGCTGTGGAAGCCGAGCGCGGAGGGCGTGATCGGCTGGGACAGCCCGTGGGGGCGCGGCCGGCCAGGCTGGCACATCGAATGCTCGGCGATGATCCGCCGCCATTTGGGCGAGACGATCGACATCCACGCCGGCGGCATCGACCTCGTCTTCCCGCACCACGAGAACGAGGCCGCGCAATCACGCTGCGCCCACGGCGGCGCACCGCTGGCGCGCACTTGGCTACACAATGGCTTCGTCGACTTCGGCGCCGAGAAAATGAGCAAGAGCCTCGGCAACGTGGTGACGCCCGAGGAGCTGTCCGCTGCCGGGCACAAGGGCGAGGTGCTGCGGCTGGCGCTGCTGAGTGCGCATTACCGCTCGCCGCTGCCGTGGACCGAAAGCTTGATTGCGCAGAGCCGGGCAACGCTGGACGGCCTATATCGCAAGGCGGGCGAAGCGGAGGCCGGTGATATTGACGGCGGCGTGCTGGACGCTCTGGGCGACGACCTCAACACGCCGCTTGCGATCTCGCGGTTGGGCCAGATCGATGACTCCTCGACGCTCAAGGCCAGCGCAATCCTGCTCGGCCTGCTCGGCGAAAGTGCGACCCGCTGGTTCCAGGGAGGTGAGGCCGACGAAGGGCTCGAAACGCGCATCCGGTCGCAGATCGAGGCCCGGATCGCCGCCAAGAAGGCGCGCGACTTTGCCGCCGCCGACCGCATCCGCGACGAGCTGAAGGCCGAGGGCATTCTGCTCGAGGACGGACCGCAGGGCACGACCTGGCGGCGGGCATGA
- a CDS encoding iron-sulfur cluster assembly scaffold protein: MIREAPYTLDILRLAASLPVDGTLEGANHKAEARSATCGSTIRTELRTADGRIVAIAQKVTACAYGQASAALVQGWAPGRLRAEVIVMRAALKAWLESRGEMPSEYAMLAPVQGRIGRHGAVLLPFDALLKALEGEARDIEAAE; this comes from the coding sequence ATGATCCGCGAGGCGCCTTACACGCTCGACATCCTAAGGCTGGCGGCCTCGCTGCCGGTGGACGGGACGCTGGAGGGGGCCAATCATAAGGCGGAAGCGCGCTCGGCGACTTGCGGTTCGACCATCCGCACCGAGCTCCGGACCGCTGACGGACGGATCGTCGCCATCGCCCAGAAGGTGACCGCCTGCGCCTATGGCCAGGCCAGCGCCGCGCTGGTGCAGGGCTGGGCGCCGGGCCGGCTGCGGGCGGAGGTGATTGTGATGCGGGCGGCGCTCAAGGCCTGGCTGGAAAGCCGAGGCGAGATGCCTAGCGAATATGCAATGCTGGCGCCTGTGCAGGGCCGGATTGGGCGGCACGGCGCAGTGTTGTTGCCTTTCGATGCGCTGCTCAAGGCGCTGGAGGGCGAAGCCAGAGATATCGAGGCAGCGGAGTGA
- a CDS encoding monovalent cation:proton antiporter-2 (CPA2) family protein has product MTDYLTWLTILLGAALLFVGLFRRLGLGATLGYIVGGVVVGPSVLNVSGDAAAINQVSEIGIALLLFIVGLELQPSRLWRMKREIFGLGLAQLLVAGTALALLVKLALGLAWGPAAAIGLALGLSSTAQVLPMLRSTGELNSPHGERAFSILLLQDLALIPLITLVAALSVGGDPEAPSGLEMTGLTVVAVIGLVLAGRYVVAPLFRLIGRLGERELFIVAGLTTVIGAAAIMHALHLSVALGAFVAGVMLAESPYRHELESDIEPFRSILLGLFFMSVGMLLDLRVIAGEPLLVIGLAAAVILLKAVALYPIARAFGSMPGRAATLSLLLSQAGEFGFVLFASAASGRLISTEQASLLGAVVTASMVATPFLMRFIGWLQAKQPEKHVDLPGPEFSPETNAIVVGYGRFGQTVAQMLMAKRIPVTIIDVKAEQIELAAQFGTKVYYGDGSRIDLLRTAGADGAEGIFFCHDDPTFSREQLELIIEAFPKAAVMVRVFDRRHAMALEGLDVRLLQREVFDSAVVMGRAALRSLGIAEREAARVEGEYRERDLERLRVQTASGDLKTGMEQSFTHRPLED; this is encoded by the coding sequence GTGACCGATTATCTCACATGGCTGACGATCCTGCTCGGCGCCGCGCTGCTGTTCGTCGGGCTGTTTCGCCGCCTTGGGCTCGGTGCCACCCTCGGCTATATCGTCGGCGGCGTAGTGGTCGGGCCTTCGGTGCTCAACGTGTCCGGCGATGCAGCGGCGATCAACCAGGTCAGCGAGATCGGCATCGCGCTGCTGCTGTTCATCGTCGGACTGGAGCTTCAGCCCTCGCGCCTGTGGCGGATGAAGCGCGAGATCTTCGGGCTGGGGCTCGCCCAACTGCTGGTGGCGGGCACTGCTCTGGCACTGCTGGTCAAGCTGGCGCTGGGTCTTGCCTGGGGACCGGCGGCGGCGATCGGGCTGGCGCTCGGCCTGTCGTCGACCGCGCAGGTGCTGCCGATGCTGCGCTCGACCGGCGAGCTCAACAGCCCGCATGGCGAGCGCGCTTTCTCCATCCTGCTGCTGCAGGACCTTGCACTGATCCCGCTGATCACCCTGGTCGCGGCGCTGAGCGTCGGCGGCGATCCCGAAGCGCCCTCGGGGCTAGAGATGACCGGCCTGACAGTGGTCGCCGTGATCGGGCTGGTGCTGGCCGGGCGCTATGTCGTGGCGCCGCTGTTCCGGCTGATCGGCCGGCTGGGCGAGCGCGAACTGTTCATCGTCGCCGGGCTGACCACCGTGATCGGCGCCGCGGCGATCATGCATGCGCTGCACCTGTCAGTCGCGCTGGGCGCTTTCGTCGCCGGCGTGATGCTGGCCGAAAGCCCCTATCGGCACGAGCTGGAGAGCGACATCGAGCCGTTCCGCTCGATCCTGCTTGGCCTGTTCTTCATGTCGGTTGGGATGCTGCTCGATCTCAGGGTCATCGCCGGCGAACCCCTGCTGGTGATCGGGCTGGCGGCCGCGGTGATCCTGCTCAAGGCGGTGGCGCTGTACCCGATCGCGAGGGCTTTCGGCAGCATGCCGGGGCGGGCGGCGACCCTGTCGCTGTTGCTCAGTCAGGCGGGCGAGTTCGGCTTCGTGCTGTTCGCCAGCGCCGCGTCGGGCCGGCTGATCAGCACCGAGCAGGCCAGCCTGCTGGGCGCGGTGGTGACCGCCTCGATGGTGGCGACGCCGTTCCTGATGCGCTTCATCGGCTGGCTTCAGGCCAAGCAGCCGGAGAAGCATGTCGACCTGCCGGGACCGGAATTCAGTCCTGAAACCAACGCCATCGTGGTCGGCTACGGCCGCTTCGGGCAGACCGTGGCGCAGATGCTGATGGCCAAGCGGATCCCGGTCACCATCATCGACGTCAAGGCCGAGCAGATCGAGCTGGCCGCACAGTTTGGGACCAAGGTCTATTATGGCGACGGCTCGCGGATCGACCTGCTGCGGACCGCTGGGGCGGATGGGGCGGAGGGCATCTTCTTCTGCCACGACGACCCGACCTTTTCGCGCGAGCAGCTGGAACTGATCATCGAGGCCTTTCCCAAAGCGGCGGTGATGGTGCGGGTGTTCGACCGCCGGCACGCCATGGCGCTCGAAGGGCTGGATGTTCGGCTGCTTCAGCGCGAAGTGTTCGACAGTGCGGTGGTGATGGGCCGGGCGGCCTTGCGCAGCCTTGGCATCGCCGAGCGCGAGGCGGCCCGGGTCGAAGGGGAATATCGCGAGCGCGACCTCGAGCGGCTGCGGGTGCAGACCGCGAGCGGCGACCTCAAGACCGGGATGGAGCAGAGCTTCACCCACCGGCCGCTGGAGGATTAA
- the aroB gene encoding 3-dehydroquinate synthase yields the protein MKNLTVEAGDQRYDVLVGRLEDCRSRLVALAAGRPLVAVTEPKVWSLHGPRLQAMLPCDPVMVPEGEEAKDWPHLMELISAFTERNLDRSAAIAAFGGGSVGDLAGLAAGLFKRGLPIVQLPTTLLAQADSAVGGKTAIDALGQKNLVGMFHQPRLVIADVSLLDSLDKRQLRGGYAEVVKYGLIRHETLFEWLEGHGPALLDGHREYREEAVWQSVAAKARTVEADVTDRNGARALLNFGHTFGHALESAAGLGTLLHGEAVGIGMVLAFDLSAALGLCAHDDATRVRAHLQSVGLPVTIAETGVDRAALLPLMRADKKNEGGAVRLVLSRGIGHAFLSEGVAEDVLAEFLATAA from the coding sequence GTGAAAAATCTGACCGTGGAAGCCGGCGACCAGCGCTACGACGTGCTGGTCGGACGGCTTGAGGATTGCCGCAGCCGACTGGTCGCGCTGGCCGCTGGCAGGCCTTTGGTGGCGGTCACCGAACCCAAGGTGTGGAGCCTTCACGGGCCCCGGCTGCAAGCGATGCTACCGTGCGACCCGGTCATGGTCCCCGAAGGTGAAGAGGCCAAGGACTGGCCGCACCTGATGGAGCTGATCTCCGCCTTCACCGAGCGCAACCTCGACCGCTCGGCGGCGATTGCGGCGTTCGGCGGCGGTTCGGTTGGCGATCTGGCAGGGCTCGCCGCGGGCCTGTTCAAGCGTGGCCTGCCGATCGTCCAGCTGCCGACCACCCTCCTCGCCCAGGCCGACAGCGCGGTCGGCGGCAAGACCGCGATCGATGCGCTGGGGCAGAAGAACCTCGTCGGCATGTTCCACCAGCCGCGGCTCGTCATCGCCGACGTCTCGCTGCTCGATTCGCTCGACAAGCGCCAGTTGCGCGGCGGTTATGCCGAGGTCGTGAAATACGGCCTGATCCGCCACGAAACCTTGTTCGAATGGCTCGAAGGCCACGGCCCCGCCCTGCTCGACGGCCACCGCGAGTATCGCGAGGAGGCGGTGTGGCAGAGCGTCGCCGCCAAGGCCCGCACGGTCGAGGCCGACGTCACCGACCGCAACGGGGCGCGGGCGCTACTGAATTTCGGCCACACCTTCGGCCATGCGCTGGAAAGCGCGGCCGGGCTCGGCACTTTGCTCCACGGCGAGGCGGTGGGGATCGGCATGGTGCTGGCGTTCGACCTGTCGGCGGCGCTCGGCCTGTGCGCTCACGACGATGCCACCCGGGTCCGCGCCCACCTCCAGTCGGTCGGCCTGCCGGTCACCATCGCCGAGACCGGGGTCGACCGCGCGGCGCTGCTGCCGCTGATGCGGGCGGACAAGAAGAATGAGGGCGGCGCGGTCCGGCTGGTGCTGAGCCGCGGCATCGGCCACGCTTTCTTGAGTGAAGGGGTGGCCGAGGACGTGCTGGCGGAGTTTCTCGCCACCGCCGCCTGA
- a CDS encoding shikimate kinase, whose amino-acid sequence MSRRPVPFDGKLDRSIVLVGLMGAGKSTVGRRLARRLGLPFVDSDSEIEDAAGLSAGEVFQRFGERDFRDGERRVVARLAEGPVRVIATGGGAFVSEDTRALLNARCITVWLDAPVDLLTERTARRPETRPMLTNGSRAETLARLIEERRPAYAQAHIRVTSDGSAHAAVVEKIVVAIDRHLEGKS is encoded by the coding sequence ATGTCTCGCCGCCCCGTTCCCTTTGATGGCAAGCTGGACCGCTCGATCGTGCTGGTCGGGTTGATGGGCGCCGGCAAGTCGACCGTGGGCCGCCGCCTCGCCCGCCGGCTCGGCCTCCCCTTCGTCGACAGCGACAGCGAGATTGAGGATGCGGCCGGGCTCAGCGCCGGCGAAGTGTTTCAGCGCTTCGGCGAGCGTGACTTTCGCGATGGCGAGCGGCGGGTGGTCGCCCGGCTGGCCGAGGGCCCGGTACGGGTGATCGCCACCGGCGGCGGCGCCTTCGTCAGCGAGGACACCCGCGCCCTGCTCAACGCCAGGTGCATCACCGTGTGGCTCGACGCCCCGGTCGATCTCCTCACCGAACGCACCGCGCGTCGGCCCGAGACCCGCCCGATGCTGACCAACGGCAGCCGGGCCGAGACTCTCGCCCGCCTGATCGAGGAACGCCGCCCGGCCTATGCGCAGGCGCACATCCGTGTCACCAGCGATGGCAGCGCACATGCCGCCGTGGTTGAGAAGATCGTCGTGGCCATCGACCGGCACCTCGAGGGGAAATCGTGA